From one Bombus affinis isolate iyBomAffi1 chromosome 9, iyBomAffi1.2, whole genome shotgun sequence genomic stretch:
- the LOC126920669 gene encoding uncharacterized protein LOC126920669 isoform X2, with protein sequence MAARGAICLLLLVTLTLRGPQCNARYVAKVKTNASELFRTRGESLRVLDGPIAATRSPLHQEAKPVFQNSNQRMIKDFPRSEDESINGFETSTFNPDVLNKFLEEYASKIKSSTDKYQRYPFRIVKPAEALSLEVDGQTTTQSTNTSYDQNIKDEEDTINSTSTEDGLSATLNDTLKRNKYYGANSHEDRNGWVTLEAIPWSKSKISKWQATPSTQRPWPEVKPWDKPSIGKPWASDYSIRPIYENNKPWYEKPKPTWPENTNEKPWQKPTTRPAYYTEKPEETQAQKWPPERPSWNNYSDRPNSDIITDNRPANFPSNWNRPQPTKPSYQYLDRYADKNQGEENNDWHDFPTRFDDRLRPSTERPGFSQYQYVNNHPQSYPGNGDGQWVLLSTNRGYSKSRQRSIKIDSIGQVQNVTKSVDRKEEEPDPAIAVVTSKRQVDGVTVDQRHKYDNIARRSFGSGENLQERGPEPKRVRNGEANGTDDSKEATYQKHVRKSSI encoded by the exons ATGGCAGCGAGAGGAGCAATCTGCCTGCTGCTGCTGGTGACATTGACCCTGAGGGGCCCGCAGTGCAACGCAAGATACGTCGCGAAAGTGAAGACAAACGCATCCGAGCTTTTCAGGACGAGGGGGGAAAGTCTGAGGGTACTCGACGGACCGATCGCGGCCACGCGAAGTCCATTACATCAGGAGGCAAAGCCTGTCTTTCAGAACAGCAACCAAAGGATGATCAAGGACTTCCCCAGGAGCGAGGACGAGTCGATTAACGGATTTGAGACGTCCACCTTTAATCCGGACGTGTTGAACAAGTTCCTGGAGGAGTACGCGAGTAAGATCAAGAGCAGCACGGACAAGTATCAAAGATATCCGTTCAGGATCGTGAAACCTGCCGAAGCTCTGTCCCTTGAGGTGGATGGTCAAACTACTACACAGTCGACTAATACCAGTTACGATCAAAATATTAAGGACGAAGAGGATACTATAAATTCTACGTCCACTGAAGACGGG TTAAGCGCAACGTTGAACGACACCTTGAAGAGGAACAAGTATTACGGGGCGAATTCGCACGAAGATAGAAATGGTTGGGTTACTTTGGAAGCAATACCATGGTCGAAAAGCAAAATTTCTAAATGGCAAGCGACTCCAAGTACGCAGCGGCCGTGGCCGGAAGTGAAACCATGGGACAAACCGAGCATTGGGAAACCTTGGGCCTCGGATTACTCTATCAGACCAATCTACGAGAACAATAAGCCATG GTATGAAAAGCCAAAACCAACTTGGCCAGAGAACACCAACGAGAAACCATGGCAAAAGCCTACAACTCGCCCTGCTTACTATACCGAAAAGCCTGAAGAAACTCAGGCTCAAAAGTGGCCTCCTGAGAGGCCGTCTTGGAACAATTATTCTGATCGTCCAAATAGCGACATAATTACCGACAATCGTCCAGCCAATTTCCCAAGTAACTGGAACAGACCTCAGCCAACGAAACCGAGTTATCAGTATTTGGATAGATACGCTGATAAAAACCAAGGAGAGGAGAATAACGATTGGCATGATTTTCCAACGAGATTCGACGATCGTCTACGGCCTTCTACGGAGAGACCAGGATTCTCTCAGTATCAATATGTAAACAATCATCCACAAAGTTATCCCGGAAACGGGGATGGGCAATGGGTATTGCTGTCCACGAACAGAGGCTACTCCAAGTCCAGACAAAGGTCGATAAAGATAGATTCGATAGGTCAAGTACAGAACGTTACTAAGAGCGTGGACAGAAAAGAGGAAGAACCTGATCCAGCGATCGCCGTGGTCACGTCCAAGAGACAG GTTGACGGTGTTACCGTCGATCAACGGCACAAATACGACAACATCGCACGGAGGTCTTTTGGAAGTGGAGAAAACCTTCAAGAGCGTGGACCAGAGCCGAAGAGAGTACGAAATGGAGAGGCAAACGGTACCGATGATTCTAAGGAAGCGACCTATCAGAAACACGTTAGGAAATCAAGCATCTAG
- the LOC126920669 gene encoding uncharacterized protein LOC126920669 isoform X1, with the protein MAARGAICLLLLVTLTLRGPQCNARYVAKVKTNASELFRTRGESLRVLDGPIAATRSPLHQEAKPVFQNSNQRMIKDFPRSEDESINGFETSTFNPDVLNKFLEEYASKIKSSTDKYQRYPFRIVKPAEALSLEVDGQTTTQSTNTSYDQNIKDEEDTINSTSTEDGLSATLNDTLKRNKYYGANSHEDRNGWVTLEAIPWSKSKISKWQATPSTQRPWPEVKPWDKPSIGKPWASDYSIRPIYENNKPWYEKPKPTWPENTNEKPWQKPTTRPAYYTEKPEETQAQKWPPERPSWNNYSDRPNSDIITDNRPANFPSNWNRPQPTKPSYQYLDRYADKNQGEENNDWHDFPTRFDDRLRPSTERPGFSQYQYVNNHPQSYPGNGDGQWVLLSTNRGYSKSRQRSIKIDSIGQVQNVTKSVDRKEEEPDPAIAVVTSKRQVRLTVLPSINGTNTTTSHGGLLEVEKTFKSVDQSRREYEMERQTVPMILRKRPIRNTLGNQASSSAVLAAVGAGILPATMAMMIPMFLGRRKRDLMTSGSRLLDEDDSVTNIRDLNPTNEHRVRGTRLR; encoded by the exons ATGGCAGCGAGAGGAGCAATCTGCCTGCTGCTGCTGGTGACATTGACCCTGAGGGGCCCGCAGTGCAACGCAAGATACGTCGCGAAAGTGAAGACAAACGCATCCGAGCTTTTCAGGACGAGGGGGGAAAGTCTGAGGGTACTCGACGGACCGATCGCGGCCACGCGAAGTCCATTACATCAGGAGGCAAAGCCTGTCTTTCAGAACAGCAACCAAAGGATGATCAAGGACTTCCCCAGGAGCGAGGACGAGTCGATTAACGGATTTGAGACGTCCACCTTTAATCCGGACGTGTTGAACAAGTTCCTGGAGGAGTACGCGAGTAAGATCAAGAGCAGCACGGACAAGTATCAAAGATATCCGTTCAGGATCGTGAAACCTGCCGAAGCTCTGTCCCTTGAGGTGGATGGTCAAACTACTACACAGTCGACTAATACCAGTTACGATCAAAATATTAAGGACGAAGAGGATACTATAAATTCTACGTCCACTGAAGACGGG TTAAGCGCAACGTTGAACGACACCTTGAAGAGGAACAAGTATTACGGGGCGAATTCGCACGAAGATAGAAATGGTTGGGTTACTTTGGAAGCAATACCATGGTCGAAAAGCAAAATTTCTAAATGGCAAGCGACTCCAAGTACGCAGCGGCCGTGGCCGGAAGTGAAACCATGGGACAAACCGAGCATTGGGAAACCTTGGGCCTCGGATTACTCTATCAGACCAATCTACGAGAACAATAAGCCATG GTATGAAAAGCCAAAACCAACTTGGCCAGAGAACACCAACGAGAAACCATGGCAAAAGCCTACAACTCGCCCTGCTTACTATACCGAAAAGCCTGAAGAAACTCAGGCTCAAAAGTGGCCTCCTGAGAGGCCGTCTTGGAACAATTATTCTGATCGTCCAAATAGCGACATAATTACCGACAATCGTCCAGCCAATTTCCCAAGTAACTGGAACAGACCTCAGCCAACGAAACCGAGTTATCAGTATTTGGATAGATACGCTGATAAAAACCAAGGAGAGGAGAATAACGATTGGCATGATTTTCCAACGAGATTCGACGATCGTCTACGGCCTTCTACGGAGAGACCAGGATTCTCTCAGTATCAATATGTAAACAATCATCCACAAAGTTATCCCGGAAACGGGGATGGGCAATGGGTATTGCTGTCCACGAACAGAGGCTACTCCAAGTCCAGACAAAGGTCGATAAAGATAGATTCGATAGGTCAAGTACAGAACGTTACTAAGAGCGTGGACAGAAAAGAGGAAGAACCTGATCCAGCGATCGCCGTGGTCACGTCCAAGAGACAG GTCAGGTTGACGGTGTTACCGTCGATCAACGGCACAAATACGACAACATCGCACGGAGGTCTTTTGGAAGTGGAGAAAACCTTCAAGAGCGTGGACCAGAGCCGAAGAGAGTACGAAATGGAGAGGCAAACGGTACCGATGATTCTAAGGAAGCGACCTATCAGAAACACGTTAGGAAATCAAGCATCTAGCTCTGCTGTCTTGGCTGCTGTCGGTGCTG GGATATTACCGGCAACGATGGCGATGATGATACCCATGTTTCTTGGCCGACGAAAGAGGGACCTAATGACTTCCGGATCGAGGCTCCTCGACGAGGATGATTCAGTGACGAATATTCGTGATCTCAATCCCACGAACGAACATCGAGTCCGTGGAACGAGACTACGATAG
- the LOC126920654 gene encoding titin-like — protein MRMKLLKIVVVLLLSGSGNARPQKTEGSFQVQPSRPNPEQWRGSGVPHTVREDSSIHSNDTQRHLKDMHHIDQSLRTVATQLLNVTNPEEPPKILDNVIKRPIASQKPIERNEATPIKEIYVNNGPPGNIGFGRPINSKFNYFETSHPGQAMAITEEELEKELSSTRLMTAYKNHATTTGGISTWILLNPPSTTTKTMEIEKKTKQPFQMEVKMTVKPTTLMERVETTEKVTEKVTAPVSTTLVMDQSSTTKKSVSVDTKKSTESKPEKIQTTEKIESMQSTTLKVPQTTANNMENKEAVVSTTKKIQILRTTPKPKIATTKTTVLSKPSGSKPSRPSQQNRPKPPMRRTTTVKPDSAKNETVSTGKIEKVTFRPVQMITIPKNKVESTEKPMFVTKIKASIAMDAQKTSTQTSASLTATSLEVTTTSKPTTIENNLVEVFVKPKPVGTKVNNVLKVQLKKPLDETTKIEVEPIKVNAPVLKIEKVEKNEVKKEEEKETENLDNTRIDLMKFDFNPELTKFNVNTEVSSTSTSTTQSTTSTSTTKRPRNNPKRKKNKVRRRKPTTSTTTTTVSSVIPSTTEKDLIEEPITENGIQESKIVPETKVAGNLTKTKKKPASTPISMQIYNFLSREVMPSFGVMSLVGLGLGLASYFLYPLGGTVTRRNYDVEPKYKYNFDEYGGNYGQREEEVLSKVLQGMTIDENKYPGSKDYDNNYYRYQHYDGVYDAQPIKKSDQRYPPSSAIYRPESTASIHKYKNTDYRYSDSTSTPNYYDRPKHREYVVGSAAPGTANRQFVVGSIPKEYPPYEEKIPSLSTPGKLANSYEPTESGQIQFDHDVNQNFNFPVGSAQNYGQVQTARPDDTYEEVEITPTAVAVEHGPRSLKLKRSLLELTKISPTETHRSRRRRDSVIQIIPSKRQLEEEGKEQDLSNEILNIIDSAIPEEDYTQKKKNKDKEMEGFVNKRRKEKEDERNRLKESTTNGQTLKTSTAAPVDTSTVSTATKETTEFPTFSPSSTESDSESNTTNNPKSTESTSEWIDLTTAKPTEQNGFNLFSFVKKIAEIKFRLGLTLLKHASEGFARYLGHVQKRINGEE, from the coding sequence CATCCATTCGAACGACACGCAACGTCACCTGAAAGACATGCACCACATCGACCAGTCCTTAAGAACGGTGGCCACTCAATTACTAAACGTGACCAACCCCGAAGAACCACCAAAGATCCTCGACAACGTGATCAAGAGGCCCATTGCGAGTCAAAAACCAATCGAAAGGAACGAAGCCACTCCGATCAAAGAGATATACGTGAACAATGGTCCACCTGGTAATATTGGATTTGGCAGACCGATCAATTCCAAGTTCAACTACTTCGAGACGAGTCATCCAGGTCAAGCAATGGCCATCACCGAAGAAGAACTCGAAAAAGAATTAAGTTCAACGCGTCTGATGACTGCTTATAAGAATCATGCAACGACCACTGGTGGAATTTCCACGTGGATCCTTCTAAATCCACCGTCGACAACGACGAAGACAATGGAGATAGAAAAGAAGACGAAACAGCCGTTTCAAATGGAAGTGAAAATGACTGTGAAACCAACGACTTTGATGGAGAGAGTGGAAACCACTGAAAAAGTGACAGAGAAAGTTACCGCGCCCGTATCCACGACATTAGTCATGGATCAGTCTTCTACTACAAAGAAATCTGTCTCAGTCGACACGAAGAAGAGCACCGAATCGAAACCAGAGAAAATTCAAACCACAGAGAAGATAGAGTCCATGCAGAGTACCACTTTGAAGGTTCCACAGACTACTGCGAATAATATGGAAAATAAGGAGGCTGTTGTTAGTACCACGAAGAAGATACAGATTTTAAGAACGACACCTAAGCCTAAGATAGCTACCACGAAGACTACCGTATTATCTAAACCTTCTGGTTCGAAGCCTTCTAGACCTAGCCAACAGAATAGGCCTAAGCCCCCTATGAGAAGAACTACTACCGTTAAGCCGGATTCTGCGAAAAATGAGACTGTTTCTACTGGCAAGATAGAGAAGGTCACTTTCAGACCGGTTCAAATGATCACCATTCCAAAGAACAAGGTAGAAAGCACCGAGAAGCCTATGTTCGTGACCAAGATCAAAGCGTCTATCGCGATGGACGCTCAGAAGACTAGCACGCAGACTTCTGCTTCTCTCACGGCCACCAGTTTAGAAGTAACTACGACTTCTAAACCGACTACGATCGAGAATAATCTAGTGGAGGTGTTCGTGAAACCGAAACCAGTTGGCACAAAGGTGAACAACGTATTGAAAGTACAATTGAAGAAGCCTCTAGACGAGACGACAAAGATCGAAGTAGAGCCCATTAAGGTGAATGCTCCCGTGTTGAAGATCGAGAAAGTGGAAAAGAACGAGgttaagaaagaagaagagaaggaaacAGAGAATCTGGACAATACCAGGATAGATTTAATGAAGTTTGATTTTAATCCTGAACTAACCAAGTTCAACGTAAACACAGAAGTTTCTTCGACTTCAACGAGCACCACACAATCGACGACGTCCACTTCGACCACCAAAAGACCTAGGAACAATCCTAAGAGGAAGAAGAATAAGGTCAGAAGGCGAAAGCCAACTACATCCACCACTACAACCACTGTTTCTTCAGTGATACCTAGTACGACAGAGAAAGATTTAATAGAGGAACCAATCACTGAAAATGGTATACAGGAGTCGAAGATAGTACCTGAGACCAAGGTAGCTGGCAATTTGACGAAGACAAAGAAGAAGCCAGCTTCGACTCCCATTAGTATGCAGATTTACAACTTCCTGAGTCGAGAGGTGATGCCTAGTTTTGGAGTGATGTCTTTGGTGGGATTGGGACTTGGCCTGGCTTCTTACTTCTTGTATCCGCTCGGAGGAACCGTCACTAGAAGAAACTACGACGTTGAGCCTAAATATAAGTATAATTTCGACGAATACGGTGGAAACTATGGTCAAAGGGAAGAAGAGGTCTTGTCTAAAGTTCTTCAGGGTATGACAATTGACGAGAACAAGTATCCTGGCTCGAAGGACTATGACAACAATTACTATAGGTACCAACATTATGACGGAGTTTACGATGCTCAGCCAATCAAGAAAAGCGATCAAAGGTACCCTCCTTCATCCGCGATATATCGTCCAGAGAGCACAGCGtctatacataaatataagAACACTGATTATCGTTATTCGGATAGTACAAGCACTCCAAATTACTATGACAGGCCTAAACATCGCGAGTACGTGGTTGGATCCGCCGCCCCTGGTACAGCCAACCGACAATTCGTTGTTGGAAGCATTCCCAAAGAGTACCCACCTTACGAAGAGAAGATTCCTTCTTTATCGACCCCAGGAAAGCTGGCTAACAGTTACGAACCTACAGAAAGTGGGCAGATACAGTTCGACCACGATGTAAACCAGAACTTCAATTTTCCTGTGGGGTCTGCTCAAAACTACGGCCAAGTACAGACAGCTAGACCAGATGACACTTACGAGGAAGTTGAGATCACACCTACCGCGGTTGCTGTGGAGCATGGACCTAGGTCTCTGAAGCTTAAACGGTCTCTCCTGGAGTTGACAAAGATATCTCCAACGGAAACACATCGTTCTAGAAGGAGAAGGGACTCCGTAATTcaaattataccatcgaaacgACAATTGGAAGAGGAAGGGAAGGAGCAAGATTTGAGCAACGAAATCCTTAATATCATTGACTCAGCTATACCCGAAGAAGACTATActcagaagaagaagaacaaggACAAGGAAATGGAAGGTTTTgtgaataaaagaagaaaagagaaggagGATGAAAGGAACCGACTGAAAGAATCCACTACCAACGGTCAGACTTTAAAAACGAGCACAGCCGCCCCTGTGGACACTTCTACGGTTTCCACAGCAACGAAGGAGACTACCGAGTTTCCTACTTTTTCTCCGAGTTCCACGGAAAGCGATTCTGAAAGTAACACGACGAATAATCCGAAGTCGACCGAAAGCACCAGCGAGTGGATCGATCTGACCACGGCGAAGCCAACCGAGCAGAACGGTTTCAATCTCTTCAGTTTCGTGAAGAAGATCGCCGAGATCAAGTTCAGGCTCGGTCTGACGCTCCTTAAACACGCCAGCGAGGGTTTTGCCAGATATCTTGGTCACGTGCAGAAGAGGATCAACGGAGAGGAGTGA